In Rheinheimera sp. MM224, one DNA window encodes the following:
- the nlpI gene encoding lipoprotein NlpI, translated as MLLKLSKVSDLTKSAVLLAALLALGACAQKPSTEVAVLVENPLEPEPVPASYRTEIAIARISELLTKAETTDEQRARLFYDRGVMYDSVGLRSLARFDFLRALRLQPDMADAYNFIGIHHTLVGNYTEAYESFDAALELAPDYDYAYLNRGIALLYDSKTDLAIGDFEQFYQAKPEDPYRSLWLYFADAKLSVPEAQARLALNQVKLDQAHWASNIVAFYLGKISEQELLDAAANVNSDPQQLAERLCEVYFYLAKWHQQQNPTKALDYYKKVLATNVYEFVEHRYARIEMNRLRGLDASTAPVN; from the coding sequence ATGCTGTTGAAGCTCAGTAAGGTCTCTGACCTGACCAAAAGTGCAGTGCTGCTTGCAGCACTGCTGGCTCTGGGCGCTTGCGCCCAGAAACCTTCAACTGAAGTTGCTGTACTGGTGGAAAACCCACTGGAACCAGAACCAGTTCCTGCCTCTTATCGCACTGAAATTGCTATAGCGCGAATTTCCGAGCTGTTGACCAAAGCCGAAACCACAGATGAACAACGTGCCCGGTTATTTTACGACCGTGGTGTGATGTACGACAGTGTCGGTTTACGTTCATTAGCCCGTTTTGATTTTCTGCGAGCCTTGCGTTTACAGCCTGATATGGCCGATGCTTATAACTTTATTGGCATTCACCATACCTTAGTGGGCAATTACACCGAAGCTTATGAGTCGTTTGATGCCGCTTTAGAGCTGGCGCCAGACTACGATTATGCCTATTTAAACCGGGGTATAGCTCTGCTGTATGACAGTAAAACTGATCTGGCTATTGGTGATTTTGAACAGTTTTATCAGGCTAAACCTGAAGATCCATACCGTTCATTGTGGTTGTATTTTGCCGATGCCAAGTTATCTGTTCCTGAAGCTCAGGCGCGTTTAGCTCTGAATCAGGTTAAGTTGGATCAAGCGCATTGGGCCAGCAATATAGTGGCTTTTTATCTGGGGAAAATCTCAGAACAAGAGTTACTGGATGCTGCAGCTAATGTAAATTCCGATCCACAGCAACTGGCTGAACGCTTATGTGAAGTTTATTTCTACCTGGCCAAGTGGCATCAACAGCAGAACCCAACTAAGGCGCTGGATTACTATAAAAAAGTACTGGCGACTAATGTGTATGAGTTTGTTGAACACCGTTATGCCCGCATAGAAATGAACAGGCTGCGTGGTTTAGATGCAAGCACTGCACCTGTTAATTAA
- the pnp gene encoding polyribonucleotide nucleotidyltransferase: protein MNPIVKSFQFGQHTITLETGVIARQADAAVLASMGDTSVLVTVVAKKQPKPGQDFFPLTVNYQEKTYAAGRIPGGFFKREGRPSEGETLTSRLIDRPIRPLFPEGFTNEVQVIATVVSVQPEIQPDIISIIATSAALAISGIPFSGPLGAARVGYVNSQYVLNPSETELKDSKLDLVVAGTANAVLMVESEAGVLSEEVMLGAVVFGHDQMQTVINAINEFAAEAAKPVWNWVAPVKNATVTSKIAELATAPVGEAYRITEKAKRYEAIGAIKAEVFAKIKAELAEGEGFNETEANEIFHNLESQIVRSRIIKGEPRIDGRDNEMIRALSVMTGLLPRTHGSALFTRGETQALVTCTLGTARDAQTVDDLLSEKTDNFLFHYNFPPYSVGETGMVGSPKRREIGHGRLAKRGVAAVMPDFNDFPYTVRMVSEITESNGSSSMASVCGSSLALMDAGVPIKASVAGIAMGLVKEGNDFVVLSDILGDEDHLGDMDFKVAGTTEGITALQMDIKIEGITREIMQIALKQAKAARIHILNVMDQAISTHREELSEHAPRIYTLKINPEKIRDVIGKGGAVIRQITEESGTTIEIEDDGTVKIAATNSQAANIAINRIEAITAEIEVGAVYQGEVVRIVDFGAFVNVLPGKDGLVHISQISDERVSNVADHLVIGQKVAVKVMEVDKQGRVRLSIKEAQDKPAAVESADAVEAQ from the coding sequence GTGAACCCCATCGTAAAATCATTCCAGTTTGGCCAACACACTATCACTCTGGAAACCGGCGTTATCGCCCGTCAAGCAGACGCGGCTGTACTTGCAAGCATGGGTGATACCTCTGTGTTAGTCACAGTGGTCGCTAAAAAACAACCAAAACCAGGTCAGGACTTTTTCCCTCTGACTGTGAACTATCAGGAAAAAACTTATGCGGCAGGCCGCATCCCTGGTGGTTTCTTCAAGCGTGAAGGCCGTCCGTCAGAAGGCGAGACTTTAACTTCACGTTTAATCGACCGTCCAATCCGTCCATTATTCCCTGAAGGCTTCACCAACGAAGTTCAGGTTATTGCCACTGTAGTTTCAGTACAACCTGAAATTCAGCCGGACATTATCTCTATCATCGCTACTTCTGCTGCACTGGCTATCTCTGGTATCCCGTTCAGTGGTCCATTAGGCGCGGCTCGTGTTGGTTATGTAAACAGCCAGTACGTGTTAAACCCGTCAGAAACTGAATTAAAAGATAGCAAACTGGATTTAGTGGTTGCAGGTACTGCAAACGCTGTATTGATGGTTGAATCTGAAGCTGGCGTATTGTCAGAAGAAGTGATGTTAGGTGCAGTCGTATTTGGTCACGACCAAATGCAAACTGTGATCAACGCTATCAATGAATTTGCTGCTGAAGCTGCAAAACCAGTATGGAACTGGGTTGCTCCGGTGAAAAACGCTACAGTGACCAGTAAAATTGCTGAACTGGCAACAGCTCCTGTTGGCGAAGCTTACCGTATTACTGAAAAAGCAAAACGTTACGAAGCCATTGGCGCTATCAAAGCTGAAGTGTTCGCTAAAATCAAAGCTGAATTAGCGGAAGGCGAAGGCTTTAACGAAACTGAAGCCAACGAAATTTTCCACAACCTGGAAAGCCAAATCGTACGTAGCCGTATCATCAAAGGCGAACCACGTATTGATGGTCGTGATAACGAAATGATCCGTGCTTTAAGTGTAATGACAGGTTTATTACCACGTACACACGGTTCAGCTCTGTTCACTCGTGGTGAAACTCAGGCTTTAGTCACTTGTACTTTAGGTACTGCCCGTGACGCGCAAACAGTAGATGACTTACTGAGCGAAAAAACCGACAACTTCCTGTTCCACTACAACTTCCCTCCGTACTCAGTAGGTGAAACTGGTATGGTTGGCTCACCAAAACGTCGCGAAATCGGTCACGGCCGTTTAGCTAAACGTGGTGTAGCTGCAGTAATGCCTGATTTCAACGACTTCCCGTACACAGTACGTATGGTTTCTGAAATCACTGAATCAAACGGTTCAAGCTCTATGGCTTCTGTATGTGGTTCTTCATTAGCTCTGATGGATGCTGGTGTACCAATCAAAGCTTCTGTAGCTGGTATCGCTATGGGTCTGGTGAAAGAAGGTAATGATTTCGTTGTTCTGTCTGACATTTTAGGTGATGAAGATCACTTAGGTGACATGGACTTTAAAGTGGCTGGTACTACTGAAGGTATCACTGCGCTGCAGATGGATATCAAAATCGAAGGTATCACTCGCGAGATCATGCAGATCGCTCTGAAGCAAGCTAAAGCTGCCCGTATTCACATTCTGAACGTGATGGACCAGGCAATCAGCACGCACCGTGAAGAGCTGTCTGAACATGCTCCACGTATCTACACTTTAAAAATCAACCCGGAAAAAATCCGTGACGTGATTGGTAAAGGTGGTGCTGTGATCCGTCAGATCACTGAAGAATCTGGTACTACGATCGAAATCGAAGATGACGGTACAGTGAAAATTGCTGCGACTAACTCACAAGCTGCGAACATCGCCATCAACCGTATCGAAGCTATCACAGCTGAAATCGAAGTAGGTGCAGTGTATCAGGGCGAAGTAGTACGTATTGTTGACTTCGGTGCTTTCGTCAACGTTCTGCCTGGCAAAGACGGTTTAGTTCACATTTCACAAATCTCTGATGAGCGCGTGAGCAATGTAGCTGACCATTTAGTCATAGGTCAGAAAGTTGCTGTTAAAGTCATGGAAGTGGACAAGCAAGGTCGTGTGCGTTTAAGCATTAAAGAAGCTCAGGACAAACCTGCAGCTGTTGAGTCTGCTGATGCTGTTGAAGCTCAGTAA
- the rpsO gene encoding 30S ribosomal protein S15 has product MSLTTAEKAQILADFAVKQGDTGSPEVQVALLTATIAKLQPHFADHKHDHHSRRGLLRMVSQRRKLLDYLKGKDGQRYATLIERLGLRR; this is encoded by the coding sequence ATGTCACTAACTACAGCTGAAAAAGCGCAAATCTTAGCAGATTTCGCTGTTAAACAAGGCGATACTGGTTCACCAGAAGTACAAGTTGCATTATTAACTGCAACTATTGCTAAGTTACAACCGCACTTTGCTGACCACAAGCACGACCACCACTCACGTCGTGGCCTGTTACGTATGGTTAGCCAACGTCGTAAGTTATTAGATTACTTAAAAGGCAAAGACGGTCAGCGTTACGCTACTCTGATCGAGCGTTTAGGTCTGCGTCGTTAA
- the truB gene encoding tRNA pseudouridine(55) synthase TruB: protein MARRAVHGILLLDKPLEISSNGILQRVRWLYQAEKAGHTGALDPLASGLLPICFGEATKFCQFLLDTDKTYLVTAHFGLRTDTSDAAGEIISRKPVTFDQALLEQMMQQFRGPQMQVPTMFSALKYQGQPLYKYARQGIEVPREARPITIFRFELQHFDGEYASFLVHCSKGTYIRTLIDDLGEALGSGAYVSALRRIHVGPFDAAQMLTQEQLVPFNDKQDWAGLDALLLPMDLALTGLPELKLTEEQQKRLVHGQTVLLSESELADLGMESAGAVKLYGPAQQFIGVASLETGVLSVRRLLNTSAWQTPAL from the coding sequence ATGGCGCGTCGTGCTGTCCACGGCATTCTGTTACTTGATAAGCCGTTAGAAATTTCCAGCAATGGTATTTTGCAGCGGGTGCGTTGGTTGTATCAGGCAGAAAAAGCCGGTCATACCGGCGCTTTAGATCCACTGGCCAGTGGTTTATTGCCGATTTGTTTTGGTGAAGCCACTAAGTTTTGTCAGTTCTTATTAGACACCGACAAAACTTATTTGGTGACTGCGCATTTTGGTTTACGTACTGACACCAGCGATGCGGCAGGTGAAATCATCAGCCGTAAGCCAGTGACTTTTGATCAGGCCCTGCTTGAGCAGATGATGCAGCAGTTCCGTGGCCCCCAGATGCAAGTTCCGACTATGTTTTCGGCCTTAAAGTATCAGGGGCAGCCGCTGTACAAATATGCTCGTCAGGGTATTGAAGTACCACGTGAAGCGCGGCCTATCACTATCTTCCGTTTTGAATTGCAGCACTTTGACGGCGAATATGCCAGCTTCCTGGTGCATTGCAGCAAAGGCACTTACATTCGCACCTTAATCGATGACTTAGGTGAGGCTTTAGGTTCTGGTGCTTATGTCAGCGCTTTACGTCGTATTCATGTGGGGCCTTTTGATGCTGCGCAAATGCTGACGCAGGAACAGCTGGTGCCGTTTAACGACAAGCAAGACTGGGCTGGCTTAGACGCTTTATTGTTGCCGATGGATTTAGCCTTAACAGGCTTGCCAGAGCTGAAGCTTACGGAAGAACAGCAAAAACGTTTAGTGCATGGTCAGACGGTGTTGTTAAGCGAGTCTGAGTTGGCGGATTTAGGTATGGAATCTGCTGGTGCTGTTAAGTTGTATGGTCCTGCCCAACAGTTTATTGGTGTAGCTTCGTTAGAGACCGGCGTGTTGTCGGTACGACGTTTGCTCAATACCAGTGCGTGGCAAACTCCAGCGCTATAA
- the rbfA gene encoding 30S ribosome-binding factor RbfA: MAKEFTRVDRLSQQMQQEIAVILQREIKDPRLHNMITVSDVDVSRDLSHAKIFVTFLGLEAEKVKANLDILNDACGYVRSLIAKRIQARIVPTIRFYFDQSLDQGIHMANLVEQVRREDDKRRIDAGQEPDRKPKVDKDEEE; the protein is encoded by the coding sequence ATGGCTAAAGAATTTACCCGGGTAGACCGTCTGTCGCAGCAAATGCAGCAGGAAATCGCAGTGATTTTACAACGTGAAATCAAAGATCCACGCTTACACAACATGATTACTGTGTCTGATGTAGACGTGTCGCGTGACTTATCACACGCCAAAATTTTTGTTACTTTTTTAGGCTTAGAAGCTGAAAAGGTAAAAGCAAACCTGGATATTTTAAACGACGCCTGTGGTTATGTCCGCAGTCTGATCGCCAAGCGTATTCAGGCCCGTATTGTGCCAACGATTCGTTTTTACTTTGACCAGTCTTTGGATCAGGGTATTCATATGGCCAACCTGGTTGAACAGGTACGCCGTGAAGATGACAAGCGTCGTATTGATGCAGGTCAGGAACCTGATCGTAAACCTAAGGTCGACAAGGACGAGGAAGAGTAA
- the infB gene encoding translation initiation factor IF-2, whose product MADVTIEKLASDVNTTVDRIIQQFADAGITKQVGQMVNEEEKKTLLDHLSRAHGGQSAEPSKLTLVRKEKTTLSVAGGAGRNREIQVEVRKQKTFVKRPSGEEAAKLAEEERIAAEQAAEAAKREHERLAAEQKVKEEANRKAKEEADRKAAEQKKRDEAKHAQLMKDDPEEAARRAAKEEAKAEAERIKAQQEAEQLRKLEAEALQQAEAARRLAEENAERWAKEETKPAAEDADYHLTSNVYAKQAEDEVDAREERGGRRTTKKAPAGKAKKKDDADDKDAFNRANRHKKKKTPVSMQHGFNKPAQPVEREVKIGETITVAELASKMAVKASEVIKVMMKMGAMATINQVIDQETAAIVCEEMGHKFTLTKENELEEAVMSDRQGEGELEPRAPVVTVMGHVDHGKTSTLDYIRKAKVAAGEAGGITQHIGAYHVETERGMVTFLDTPGHAAFTSMRARGAKATDIVILVVAADDGVMPQTKEAIQHAKAAGVPLVVAVNKMDKPDADPDRVRNELSQFGVISEEWGGDTQFVPISAKTGMGIDDLLEAILNQAELLELKAVRKGLARGVVIESRLDKGRGPVASILVQEGTLQQGEIVLCGFEYGRVRAMRDENGKEIKVAGPSIPVEILGLSGVPQAGDEVTVVKDERKAREVALYRQGKFRDVKLARQQKSKLENMFANLSEGDVSELNIVLKADVQGSVEAISESLSRLSTDEVKIKIIGSGVGGITETDATLAAASSAIVIGFNVRAEGTARKIIEDENLDLRYYSIIYELLDEVRAAMTGMLAPEFKQQIIGLAQVRAVFRSPKFGAIAGCMVTEGIIKRNAPIRVLRDNVVIYEGELESLRRVKDDVSEVRNGFECGIGVKNYNDVREGDQIEVFEVVQVERTL is encoded by the coding sequence ATGGCAGATGTAACCATAGAAAAACTGGCCAGTGACGTCAATACGACTGTTGATCGTATAATCCAACAGTTTGCGGATGCAGGCATAACAAAACAAGTCGGCCAAATGGTCAATGAAGAAGAGAAAAAAACTCTTCTGGATCACTTAAGCCGTGCCCACGGCGGTCAGTCCGCTGAACCGTCCAAACTGACGTTAGTTCGTAAAGAAAAAACCACCCTGAGTGTGGCCGGTGGCGCTGGTCGCAACCGTGAGATTCAGGTTGAAGTGCGCAAGCAAAAGACTTTCGTTAAACGTCCTTCTGGCGAAGAAGCTGCAAAGCTGGCTGAAGAAGAACGTATTGCCGCAGAACAAGCAGCAGAAGCTGCAAAACGTGAACATGAGCGTTTAGCTGCTGAGCAAAAAGTAAAAGAAGAAGCCAACCGTAAAGCGAAAGAAGAAGCTGACCGCAAAGCTGCTGAACAGAAAAAACGTGACGAAGCAAAACACGCTCAGTTAATGAAAGATGATCCGGAAGAAGCGGCTCGTCGTGCAGCGAAAGAAGAAGCTAAGGCTGAAGCTGAGCGCATCAAAGCACAACAGGAAGCTGAGCAGTTACGTAAGCTGGAAGCCGAAGCTTTACAACAAGCTGAAGCTGCACGTCGTTTAGCTGAAGAGAATGCGGAACGTTGGGCTAAAGAAGAAACAAAACCAGCAGCTGAAGACGCTGATTATCACTTAACCAGCAACGTGTATGCGAAGCAAGCTGAAGACGAAGTGGACGCCCGTGAAGAACGTGGTGGCCGTCGTACGACGAAAAAAGCTCCTGCTGGCAAAGCCAAGAAAAAAGATGATGCTGATGATAAAGATGCGTTTAACCGCGCTAATCGTCACAAGAAAAAGAAAACGCCTGTCAGCATGCAGCATGGTTTTAACAAACCAGCTCAGCCGGTAGAACGTGAAGTAAAAATTGGCGAAACCATCACAGTGGCTGAATTAGCTTCGAAGATGGCCGTTAAAGCTTCTGAAGTGATCAAGGTCATGATGAAAATGGGTGCTATGGCAACCATTAACCAGGTGATTGATCAGGAAACAGCAGCTATCGTTTGTGAAGAGATGGGCCACAAGTTCACTCTGACCAAAGAAAACGAGCTGGAAGAAGCTGTAATGTCTGACCGTCAGGGTGAAGGCGAGTTAGAGCCTCGTGCTCCGGTTGTTACCGTTATGGGTCACGTTGACCATGGTAAAACCTCTACACTGGATTATATCCGTAAAGCAAAAGTAGCAGCTGGCGAAGCCGGTGGTATTACTCAGCATATCGGTGCTTACCATGTAGAAACAGAACGCGGTATGGTGACTTTCCTTGATACTCCAGGTCACGCTGCTTTTACTTCAATGCGTGCCCGTGGTGCTAAAGCCACAGATATCGTTATTCTGGTGGTTGCAGCAGACGATGGCGTGATGCCACAAACCAAAGAAGCTATTCAGCATGCGAAAGCTGCTGGTGTGCCTCTGGTTGTCGCTGTCAACAAGATGGATAAACCGGATGCTGATCCGGATCGTGTTCGTAACGAATTATCTCAGTTTGGTGTTATTTCTGAAGAGTGGGGCGGTGATACTCAGTTCGTGCCTATCTCTGCAAAAACCGGTATGGGTATTGACGACCTGCTGGAAGCCATCCTGAACCAGGCTGAACTGCTTGAATTAAAAGCAGTGAGAAAAGGTCTGGCCCGTGGTGTGGTGATTGAATCACGCCTGGATAAAGGTCGTGGTCCTGTTGCTTCCATCCTGGTACAGGAAGGTACACTGCAACAAGGCGAAATCGTGCTTTGTGGTTTCGAATACGGCCGTGTTCGTGCAATGCGCGATGAAAACGGTAAAGAAATCAAAGTTGCTGGCCCATCCATTCCGGTTGAGATCTTAGGTCTGTCCGGTGTGCCTCAGGCTGGTGATGAAGTGACTGTAGTGAAAGACGAGCGTAAAGCCCGTGAAGTTGCTTTGTATCGTCAGGGTAAATTCCGTGACGTCAAATTGGCCCGTCAGCAGAAATCTAAGCTGGAGAACATGTTTGCGAACCTGTCCGAAGGCGATGTGTCAGAACTGAACATAGTTCTGAAAGCAGACGTACAAGGTTCTGTGGAAGCGATCAGTGAATCACTGAGCCGACTGTCGACTGATGAAGTGAAAATCAAAATCATCGGTAGTGGCGTGGGTGGTATTACTGAAACTGACGCGACGCTTGCAGCTGCATCATCGGCTATCGTTATCGGTTTCAACGTGCGTGCCGAAGGTACTGCCCGTAAGATCATCGAAGACGAGAATCTGGACTTACGTTACTACAGCATCATTTATGAACTGTTAGATGAAGTACGTGCAGCGATGACTGGTATGTTAGCTCCTGAGTTTAAACAACAGATCATTGGTCTGGCTCAGGTTCGTGCCGTGTTCCGCTCACCGAAGTTTGGTGCTATCGCAGGTTGTATGGTGACCGAAGGTATCATTAAACGTAACGCACCAATTCGTGTACTGCGTGACAACGTAGTTATTTACGAAGGTGAACTGGAGTCCTTGCGTCGCGTTAAAGACGACGTATCCGAAGTACGCAACGGCTTCGAGTGTGGTATCGGCGTGAAGAACTACAACGACGTGCGTGAAGGCGACCAGATTGAAGTGTTCGAAGTCGTTCAAGTAGAACGTACTTTATAA
- the nusA gene encoding transcription termination factor NusA codes for MAKEILLVVDAVSNEKSVPREKIFQALEYALAAATKKKNEGDIEVRVTIDRKTGSYETFRRWMVIPDDQVQEHPYREITLSAAQYDEPHLQVGDYVEEQIDSITFDRITTQMAKQVIVQKVREAERSQVVEAYVDQVGELVTGVVKKVNRDSIIVDLGNNAEAMLAKEEMLPRETFRPGDRIRTLLFEVKPEARGAQLFLSRTRPEMLIELFRIEVPEIGEEMIEIRGAARDPGSRAKIAVKTNDRRIDPVGACVGMRGSRVQAVSSELTGERVDIVLYDDNPAQFVINAMSPAEVASIIVDEDKHSMDIAVEDSNLAMAIGRAGQNVRLASQLTGWELNVMTVSAMKTKHQEENAKVLELFMTALEIDEDFAGVLVDEGFSTLEEIAYVPVSELLSVDGLDEDTVEELRKRAKAVLTTRALASEESLEGSAPSEALVNLPGVGTHTAYVLASKGIITLDDLAELGVDDLIEIEKMTEEKAAELIMAARNIVWFSEDK; via the coding sequence ATGGCTAAAGAAATTTTATTAGTAGTAGACGCGGTCTCGAACGAAAAGTCAGTTCCGCGCGAGAAAATTTTCCAGGCGTTAGAGTACGCGTTAGCGGCCGCCACTAAAAAGAAAAACGAAGGCGACATCGAAGTCCGTGTGACCATAGATCGTAAAACTGGTTCTTATGAAACTTTCCGTCGCTGGATGGTTATTCCAGACGATCAGGTACAAGAACATCCGTACCGCGAAATCACCTTGTCTGCGGCTCAATACGACGAACCTCACTTACAAGTGGGCGATTATGTTGAAGAGCAAATCGACTCTATTACTTTTGACCGTATCACCACCCAAATGGCGAAGCAGGTCATAGTACAAAAAGTACGTGAAGCAGAACGTTCACAAGTGGTTGAAGCTTATGTGGATCAGGTCGGTGAGTTAGTCACTGGCGTGGTGAAAAAAGTAAACCGCGACAGCATCATTGTCGACTTAGGTAACAATGCAGAAGCCATGTTAGCTAAAGAAGAAATGTTGCCACGTGAGACTTTCCGTCCAGGCGATCGTATCCGTACTTTGTTGTTTGAAGTAAAACCAGAAGCCCGTGGTGCTCAGCTGTTTTTAAGCCGTACCCGTCCTGAAATGCTGATCGAATTATTCCGTATCGAAGTGCCGGAAATCGGCGAAGAGATGATTGAAATCCGTGGCGCTGCGCGCGATCCGGGTTCACGCGCTAAGATTGCAGTGAAAACCAACGACCGCCGTATTGACCCTGTGGGTGCTTGCGTAGGTATGCGTGGTTCACGTGTACAAGCCGTATCCAGCGAATTAACGGGCGAACGTGTTGATATCGTTTTATATGATGACAACCCGGCTCAATTTGTGATTAACGCTATGTCACCAGCAGAAGTTGCTTCTATCATCGTTGATGAAGACAAGCACTCTATGGACATAGCAGTAGAAGACAGCAACCTGGCCATGGCCATTGGTCGCGCTGGTCAGAACGTGCGTTTAGCTAGCCAGTTAACTGGCTGGGAATTAAACGTGATGACGGTTTCTGCCATGAAAACCAAACACCAGGAAGAAAATGCCAAGGTGTTGGAATTGTTTATGACTGCACTGGAAATCGATGAAGATTTTGCTGGTGTGTTAGTAGACGAAGGTTTCTCTACCTTAGAAGAAATCGCCTATGTGCCGGTCAGCGAACTGTTGTCTGTTGATGGTTTAGACGAAGATACAGTAGAAGAGTTACGTAAACGTGCTAAAGCCGTGTTAACCACACGTGCTCTGGCCAGCGAAGAATCACTGGAAGGCTCAGCGCCTAGTGAAGCATTAGTTAATCTGCCAGGTGTTGGTACCCACACAGCTTATGTGTTGGCCAGCAAAGGCATCATCACTCTTGATGATCTGGCAGAGCTTGGGGTAGATGATTTGATTGAAATCGAAAAAATGACTGAAGAAAAAGCGGCAGAGCTGATTATGGCTGCCCGTAATATTGTTTGGTTCAGTGAAGACAAATAA
- the rimP gene encoding ribosome maturation factor RimP, with protein MTKQEQQLTELLTPTVEAAGFELVGIELVRAGRHSILRVYIDHQDGITVDHCATVSREVSALLDVEDPIPNEYYLEVSSPGLDRPLFTPAHFAKVVGQIIEVKLAIPQDGRRKFKGLLTQIEDDMLVVEVDGKLYRLLMDNVDKANVVPVF; from the coding sequence TTGACTAAACAAGAACAGCAGTTAACTGAGCTGTTAACGCCAACAGTAGAAGCCGCAGGCTTTGAACTGGTCGGCATAGAGTTAGTTCGTGCTGGACGTCACTCTATTCTGCGGGTTTATATTGACCATCAGGATGGTATTACTGTGGACCACTGCGCCACTGTAAGCCGTGAAGTGAGTGCGTTACTTGATGTTGAAGACCCTATCCCGAATGAATATTACCTTGAAGTGTCCTCTCCTGGTTTAGACCGCCCACTTTTTACTCCTGCTCATTTCGCCAAAGTTGTTGGCCAGATCATTGAAGTAAAATTGGCTATTCCTCAGGATGGACGCCGCAAATTTAAAGGCCTGCTGACGCAAATCGAAGACGATATGTTAGTAGTGGAAGTGGATGGCAAACTCTACCGTTTGCTGATGGATAACGTAGATAAAGCGAACGTAGTGCCTGTGTTCTGA
- the secG gene encoding preprotein translocase subunit SecG: protein MYELFIVLYLLVALALIVLVLIQHGKGADMGASFGAGGSATIFGSSGTGNFLTRTTTVLATLFFALSLLLGNLSTDRVKAVDEWQDLSVPVETKAADAVEEKKPASDIPVGN from the coding sequence ATGTACGAATTGTTTATTGTATTGTATCTGTTAGTCGCATTAGCCCTGATCGTTCTGGTATTAATCCAGCATGGTAAAGGTGCTGACATGGGCGCTTCTTTTGGTGCTGGCGGTTCAGCCACTATTTTTGGCTCATCAGGTACAGGTAACTTCTTAACTCGTACTACGACAGTACTGGCAACTTTGTTTTTCGCTTTGAGTCTGTTACTGGGTAACCTGAGTACAGACCGTGTGAAAGCTGTAGACGAATGGCAGGATTTATCTGTGCCAGTCGAAACGAAAGCAGCTGACGCAGTAGAAGAGAAAAAGCCAGCATCAGATATTCCTGTAGGAAACTGA
- the tpiA gene encoding triose-phosphate isomerase, with protein MRQRKPLVVANWKMNGNSDLVQQMSEALSVLNQPLPDILICPPVIFLSHFPKHANYKLGAQNMSEQLVGAFTGEISADMLRAAGAAYVILGHSERRALYGELDAVISQKVKVAVDAGLTPILCVGETLQQREEEKTLQVLARQLDAVYAAQPHLLAHSVVSYEPIWAIGTGQTATPQQAQQVHQFIRQHLAQYDAQAADVLRIIYGGSVTAANCEALFAEADIDGALIGGASLKVADFSAICTMAKDS; from the coding sequence ATGAGACAACGTAAGCCGTTAGTGGTCGCTAACTGGAAAATGAATGGCAACTCTGATCTGGTTCAGCAGATGTCAGAAGCCTTGTCTGTGTTAAACCAACCTCTGCCTGATATTTTGATCTGCCCTCCGGTAATTTTTCTATCCCACTTTCCAAAACATGCCAATTATAAATTGGGTGCTCAGAATATGAGCGAACAGCTGGTGGGGGCCTTTACCGGCGAAATCTCTGCGGATATGCTACGGGCCGCTGGTGCTGCTTATGTCATTCTTGGCCATTCAGAACGTCGTGCCTTGTACGGTGAGCTGGATGCTGTGATCAGTCAGAAAGTTAAAGTGGCTGTTGATGCTGGTTTAACTCCAATACTTTGTGTCGGTGAAACTTTGCAGCAAAGAGAAGAAGAAAAAACTTTGCAGGTTCTTGCACGGCAATTAGATGCGGTGTATGCTGCGCAGCCTCATTTACTGGCGCATTCTGTGGTAAGTTACGAGCCGATTTGGGCCATAGGCACAGGTCAGACAGCAACACCGCAGCAAGCTCAGCAAGTGCATCAGTTTATACGCCAACATTTGGCGCAATATGATGCGCAGGCAGCAGATGTGTTAAGAATTATTTATGGTGGCAGTGTCACTGCTGCTAATTGTGAAGCCCTGTTTGCAGAGGCTGACATAGACGGTGCCCTTATTGGTGGCGCCAGTTTGAAAGTGGCAGATTTTTCTGCGATTTGCACAATGGCAAAGGATTCATAA